A window of Streptomyces sp. SAI-127 contains these coding sequences:
- a CDS encoding glycosyltransferase 87 family protein: MRAPTTDRGRLLLVLAAVTAVTAFTATVPLLRDWFDLRVYHGAVDTWVHHGGRLYDYRVPGTTYGFTYPPFAAVAMLPMALFDLRTAIAVGLLLNLAALAVVVRLLTGRAWRRHGWYGCALGACVLALFEPLRDTFSFGQVNLLLLALVLVDAWLLATGRGRRAGVGIGLAAAVKLTPALFIGLLLVAKRWRAAAVATVVALSATGFAAVVAPDASRFYWTDAMWDTTRVGRLDYVSNQSLQGILARLGEPDRAVWAVAVVLTLGVWAVRGRRAVVAGDWAAAFALTGLTACLVSPITWVHHLVWLLPSFAVLVRTGHLRIAGALYAVLCTSVVWLWFDDASGIDGFLGSNTYTWITLGLLLWLPVGQPRAERPTRDPNATAIDPAPIPAAPRMAQVSSQPGPSSSSGATAAATGTASGPGRGLGLARSASSEPTGSTRPAEPNPQSSSRRASS; the protein is encoded by the coding sequence ATGAGGGCGCCGACCACGGATCGCGGCCGACTGCTGCTGGTCCTCGCCGCCGTCACAGCCGTCACCGCCTTCACGGCGACCGTGCCGCTCCTGCGCGACTGGTTCGACCTGCGCGTCTACCACGGAGCCGTCGACACCTGGGTCCACCACGGCGGACGGCTCTACGACTACCGGGTGCCGGGGACGACGTACGGCTTCACCTACCCGCCGTTCGCGGCCGTGGCCATGCTCCCGATGGCCCTTTTCGACCTGCGCACCGCGATCGCGGTGGGCCTGCTGCTCAACCTGGCGGCACTGGCCGTCGTCGTGCGCCTCCTCACCGGCCGGGCCTGGCGGCGGCACGGCTGGTACGGCTGCGCTCTCGGCGCCTGCGTGCTCGCACTGTTCGAACCGCTGCGCGACACCTTCAGCTTCGGCCAGGTCAACCTCCTGCTGCTGGCGCTCGTCCTGGTCGACGCGTGGCTGCTCGCGACGGGCCGGGGACGCCGGGCCGGTGTCGGTATCGGTCTGGCCGCCGCGGTGAAGCTCACGCCGGCCCTCTTCATCGGCCTGCTTCTGGTCGCCAAGCGCTGGCGCGCGGCGGCGGTCGCCACGGTCGTGGCCCTGTCTGCGACGGGGTTCGCGGCCGTCGTGGCCCCGGACGCCTCGCGCTTCTACTGGACCGACGCCATGTGGGACACGACCAGGGTGGGCCGCCTCGACTATGTCTCCAACCAGTCGCTGCAGGGCATCCTGGCGCGGCTCGGCGAACCGGACCGCGCGGTCTGGGCGGTGGCCGTGGTGCTGACCCTCGGCGTGTGGGCCGTACGGGGCCGGCGGGCCGTGGTGGCGGGGGACTGGGCGGCCGCGTTCGCGCTGACCGGTCTGACCGCGTGTCTGGTGAGCCCGATCACCTGGGTGCATCACCTGGTGTGGCTGCTGCCCTCCTTCGCCGTGCTCGTGCGTACCGGGCACCTGCGGATCGCGGGCGCCCTGTACGCCGTGCTGTGCACCAGCGTGGTGTGGCTGTGGTTCGACGACGCGTCGGGCATCGACGGCTTCCTCGGCAGCAACACCTACACCTGGATCACCCTCGGCCTGCTGCTGTGGCTGCCCGTCGGTCAGCCGCGAGCCGAACGCCCGACCCGGGACCCCAACGCCACGGCCATCGACCCCGCACCGATTCCGGCGGCGCCCAGGATGGCCCAGGTCTCCAGCCAGCCCGGCCCGTCGTCATCGTCCGGTGCGACCGCCGCCGCGACCGGTACGGCCTCGGGCCCCGGCCGCGGTCTCGGTCTCGCCCGCAGCGCGTCCAGCGAGCCCACCGGATCCACCCGCCCGGCCGAGCCGAACCCCCAGTCGAGCAGCCGGCGCGCCTCCTCGTAG
- the mptB gene encoding polyprenol phosphomannose-dependent alpha 1,6 mannosyltransferase MptB: MLAKVPVDLRRCQILGLVGTAFLAAGGETSGALPVRELLTPASPQAALGLVGAYFGVVLLIAAWLLLGRLVRSPDKRPGTRELMAVLVIWSVPLLLAPPLFSRDVYSYLAQGAMADAHMDVYSHGPALLGGPLADEVAPMWRNTAAPYGPVFLGVASALAKASHGELPAGLLGMRLVALLGVALMAAVLPRLARHSGADPAAALWLGALNPLVLLHLVAGAHNDAVMLGLLGLGLVAALGRWPILGAVLVTLAALVKAPAALGLAAIVVLRIRAGDHPARAVLTAVVSAAATTVAATAVAGTGYGWIGALDTPVSSGNWALTSLLGRATGALLERLGSDLAPLAVPAWHALGVVTAVAVIGHIWLRLRPRPVYALGLSLATVAALGPAIRPWYALWGLFLIAAAAPSASVRHRVAAVTGVLALATLPSGGPADAGQLVLAVSGGVLALVVLVQAHQTAQAPVTGRTA; this comes from the coding sequence GTGTTGGCCAAGGTTCCCGTAGATCTCCGTCGCTGCCAGATCCTCGGTCTGGTCGGCACCGCCTTCCTCGCCGCAGGTGGTGAGACCTCAGGGGCTCTGCCCGTCCGCGAACTCCTCACCCCTGCCTCGCCCCAAGCGGCACTCGGCCTGGTCGGTGCCTATTTCGGCGTCGTCCTGCTGATCGCGGCCTGGCTCCTCCTCGGCCGCCTGGTGCGCAGCCCCGACAAGCGGCCCGGCACGCGCGAGCTCATGGCCGTCCTCGTCATCTGGTCCGTCCCGCTGCTGCTCGCACCGCCCCTGTTCAGCCGGGACGTCTACAGCTACCTCGCCCAAGGCGCCATGGCCGACGCCCACATGGACGTCTACAGCCATGGCCCGGCCCTGCTCGGCGGTCCCCTCGCGGACGAGGTCGCCCCGATGTGGCGCAACACGGCCGCCCCGTACGGCCCCGTGTTCCTCGGCGTGGCCTCCGCGCTGGCCAAGGCGTCCCACGGCGAACTCCCGGCCGGTCTGCTCGGGATGCGGCTCGTCGCCCTGCTCGGCGTGGCTCTGATGGCGGCGGTCCTGCCGCGCCTGGCCCGCCACAGCGGCGCGGATCCGGCCGCCGCGCTCTGGCTCGGTGCCCTCAACCCGCTCGTGCTGCTCCACTTGGTCGCGGGTGCCCACAACGACGCCGTGATGCTCGGTCTGCTCGGCCTCGGCCTGGTGGCCGCCCTTGGCCGGTGGCCGATCCTGGGCGCGGTCCTCGTGACGCTCGCCGCGCTGGTCAAGGCGCCCGCCGCCCTGGGGCTGGCGGCGATCGTCGTGCTGCGGATCCGGGCCGGTGACCACCCGGCGAGGGCCGTCCTGACGGCCGTCGTCTCGGCAGCCGCCACCACGGTCGCCGCCACGGCCGTCGCGGGCACCGGCTACGGCTGGATCGGCGCCCTCGACACCCCCGTGTCATCCGGGAACTGGGCCCTCACCAGCCTTCTCGGCCGCGCCACCGGAGCCCTGCTGGAACGTCTCGGCAGCGACCTGGCCCCGCTGGCCGTCCCGGCCTGGCACGCCCTCGGCGTCGTGACCGCCGTCGCCGTCATCGGCCACATATGGCTGCGCCTTCGCCCGCGCCCGGTCTACGCCCTGGGCCTGAGCCTCGCCACCGTCGCCGCCCTCGGCCCGGCGATCCGCCCCTGGTACGCCCTGTGGGGACTGTTCCTGATAGCGGCTGCCGCGCCCAGCGCCTCGGTACGGCACCGGGTGGCCGCCGTGACGGGCGTGCTCGCGCTCGCCACCCTCCCGAGCGGCGGCCCGGCCGACGCCGGGCAACTCGTCCTCGCCGTCTCCGGAGGCGTCCTCGCCCTGGTCGTGCTCGTCCAGGCCCACCAGACGGCCCAGGCCCCGGTGACGGGGCGTACGGCATGA
- a CDS encoding UDP-glucuronic acid decarboxylase family protein: protein MRVAVTGGGGFLGSHLCEALLRRGDEVVCLDDFSTGDPANIAPFLGDPAFELVRGDVSLSVEVSGTVDAVAHLASPASPPDYLARPLETLAVGSRGTENALLLAARHDARFVLASTSEVYGDPEVHPQDETYWGHVNPVGPRSVYDEAKRFSEALTQAYRTNRGTNTGIVRIFNTYGPRMRPHDGRVVSSFVVQALAQEPLTVYGDGKQTRSFCYVDDLVRGIVAMLDHDEPGPVNLGNPVELTVLQLAELVLDLTGSQAEIQFHSLPVDDPTRRRPAIARAAQRLGWSPEVGIEDGLRRTVEWFASRPDDIAAALSAIRGGQQDGVVTAASCGVGATVAAAS from the coding sequence ATGCGTGTGGCCGTGACAGGTGGCGGCGGTTTTCTCGGTTCGCATCTCTGCGAAGCACTCCTTCGGCGCGGCGACGAAGTCGTGTGCCTCGACGACTTCTCGACCGGCGACCCGGCGAACATCGCCCCCTTTCTCGGAGACCCGGCTTTCGAACTCGTCCGCGGGGACGTCAGTCTGTCCGTGGAGGTGTCGGGCACCGTCGACGCGGTGGCCCACCTCGCCAGCCCCGCCTCGCCTCCCGACTACCTCGCCCGCCCGCTGGAGACGCTCGCCGTGGGCAGCCGAGGTACGGAGAACGCGCTGCTGCTCGCGGCACGCCACGACGCCCGCTTCGTCCTCGCCTCCACGAGCGAGGTGTACGGAGACCCGGAGGTACACCCTCAGGACGAGACGTACTGGGGCCATGTCAATCCCGTCGGACCGCGCAGCGTCTATGACGAGGCGAAAAGGTTCTCCGAAGCACTGACCCAGGCCTACCGGACGAACCGCGGAACGAACACGGGAATCGTGCGGATCTTCAACACCTATGGTCCGCGCATGCGCCCGCACGACGGCCGGGTCGTCTCCAGCTTCGTCGTCCAGGCCCTCGCCCAGGAGCCGTTGACCGTGTACGGAGACGGAAAGCAGACCCGCAGTTTCTGCTACGTCGACGACCTGGTGCGCGGGATCGTCGCCATGCTCGACCACGACGAACCCGGACCGGTCAACCTCGGGAATCCCGTCGAACTGACGGTCCTGCAACTCGCCGAACTCGTTCTCGACCTCACGGGATCGCAGGCCGAGATCCAGTTCCACTCGCTGCCGGTCGACGACCCCACCCGCCGTCGGCCCGCGATCGCCCGAGCGGCGCAGCGGCTGGGCTGGAGCCCCGAGGTCGGCATCGAGGACGGTCTGCGGCGAACGGTGGAGTGGTTCGCCTCCCGGCCGGACGACATCGCCGCCGCGCTCTCCGCGATCCGGGGCGGGCAGCAGGACGGCGTCGTCACGGCGGCCTCCTGCGGGGTCGGCGCAACCGTCGCCGCCGCGTCGTGA
- a CDS encoding glycosyltransferase, translating into MTQTDHGRTPGTALDGAPDAAHTDEAMLRSHLRTLSAGNVVDMPADGPVFAKPRKRLTPGPASCVPRLGRLDQMKVSLLAVGWWAALVTFWEWWLRPEHRIGLVGFAVNSALLLYLSVLPLYFVVVMVRLRTFDPAVEVPRLRTAFVVTRAPSEPWPVARTTLSAMLRQEFPHPYDVWLCDEDPSQEILDWCEANAVRVSCRRGVASYHRDVWPRRTRCKEGNLAHFYDHWGYSDYDVVAQLDVDHVPHPRYLGEVVRPFADPAVGYVAAPSVCDANARSSWSARGRLYREATFHGPMQLGHSDGLAPLCIGSHYAVRTRALQDIGGLGPELAEDFATTFLLNSAGWHGAFAIDAEAHGDGPITFAAMATQEFQWSRSLVYMLLGMLPKHLWRMPGRLRIRFAFALSYYPLLALTTTTGLLLPPIAAITGQPWINVNYGAFLLHFWAMSFFLILLTWLLRRRGLLRPVDAPLLSWEGWLFGLTRWPWVAWGAAAALVQRLRPSKVVFKVTPKVREGMEPLPLRLMLPYLLITVVLSGAAVVGQLTGPAVGYVFLCLLGSLSYALVTLAVSVLHIRETARSAGVGVHRALRTAILPLASGLVVLVPLGFALMLFPTYVRGFLSG; encoded by the coding sequence GTGACCCAGACGGATCACGGCAGGACGCCCGGCACCGCCCTGGACGGTGCTCCGGATGCGGCGCACACCGACGAGGCGATGCTGAGAAGCCACCTGCGGACCCTCTCGGCGGGCAACGTCGTCGACATGCCCGCCGACGGACCGGTTTTCGCCAAACCGCGCAAACGACTCACGCCCGGGCCCGCGTCCTGCGTTCCACGGCTGGGGCGCCTCGACCAGATGAAGGTGTCCCTGCTCGCGGTGGGCTGGTGGGCCGCCCTCGTCACCTTCTGGGAGTGGTGGCTGCGTCCGGAACACCGGATCGGCCTGGTGGGCTTCGCGGTGAACAGCGCCCTCCTGCTGTACCTGTCCGTGCTGCCGCTGTACTTCGTCGTCGTGATGGTCAGGCTGCGCACCTTCGACCCCGCCGTCGAGGTGCCCCGGCTGCGGACCGCGTTCGTGGTGACCCGGGCACCGTCGGAGCCCTGGCCGGTCGCCCGCACCACCCTGAGCGCGATGCTGCGCCAGGAATTCCCGCACCCCTACGACGTATGGCTGTGCGACGAGGACCCGAGCCAGGAGATCCTCGACTGGTGCGAGGCCAACGCCGTGCGCGTGTCCTGCCGCCGCGGTGTCGCGTCGTACCACCGCGACGTCTGGCCCCGCCGCACCCGGTGCAAGGAGGGCAACCTCGCGCACTTCTACGACCACTGGGGCTACTCCGACTACGACGTGGTCGCCCAGCTCGACGTCGACCACGTACCGCACCCCCGCTACCTGGGGGAAGTGGTCCGGCCGTTCGCCGACCCGGCGGTCGGCTACGTCGCCGCACCCAGCGTGTGCGACGCCAACGCCCGCTCCTCGTGGTCGGCGCGCGGACGGCTGTACCGCGAGGCCACCTTCCACGGACCGATGCAACTGGGCCACTCCGACGGTCTGGCACCGCTGTGCATCGGTTCCCACTACGCCGTACGGACCCGCGCCCTCCAGGACATCGGCGGGCTCGGTCCCGAACTGGCCGAGGACTTCGCCACCACGTTCCTGCTGAACTCGGCGGGCTGGCACGGGGCGTTCGCCATCGACGCGGAGGCGCACGGCGACGGGCCCATCACCTTCGCCGCCATGGCGACACAGGAGTTCCAGTGGTCGCGGAGCCTGGTGTACATGCTGCTGGGCATGCTCCCGAAGCATCTGTGGCGCATGCCCGGCCGGCTGCGGATCCGCTTCGCCTTCGCCCTCTCCTACTATCCGCTGCTCGCGCTGACGACCACCACCGGCCTGCTGCTGCCGCCGATCGCCGCGATCACCGGCCAGCCCTGGATCAACGTGAACTACGGCGCTTTCCTCCTGCACTTCTGGGCCATGTCGTTCTTCCTGATCCTGCTCACCTGGCTGCTGCGCAGACGCGGCCTGCTGCGCCCCGTCGACGCGCCGCTGCTGAGCTGGGAGGGCTGGCTGTTCGGGCTGACCCGCTGGCCGTGGGTGGCCTGGGGAGCCGCGGCCGCGCTGGTGCAGCGCCTGAGGCCGAGCAAGGTCGTCTTCAAGGTGACGCCCAAGGTCCGCGAAGGCATGGAGCCGTTGCCGCTGCGCCTGATGCTCCCCTACCTCCTGATCACCGTCGTCCTGTCCGGCGCGGCCGTGGTCGGCCAGCTGACCGGCCCCGCCGTCGGCTATGTGTTCCTGTGTCTCCTCGGCTCGCTGTCCTACGCGCTGGTGACCCTCGCCGTCAGCGTGCTGCACATCCGTGAGACCGCCAGGTCCGCGGGTGTGGGAGTGCACCGGGCGCTGCGGACGGCGATCCTGCCGCTGGCCTCGGGTCTCGTCGTGCTCGTGCCGCTGGGTTTCGCGCTGATGCTGTTCCCGACCTATGTGCGGGGGTTCCTTTCCGGCTGA
- a CDS encoding glutaminase: MMTLMSSQFQPVLERIAAEIERTPGRGRPADYIPALAACDPRSFGMAVAELDGTVYGVGDWREPFSTQSITKVFTLALNLAREGDQLWEHVGREPSGNPFNSLVQLEYENGIPRNPFINAGALVVTDRLHTRTGDATGELLAFLRSESGNPALDFDKEVAASESAHGDRNAALAHFMASYGNIGNPVPVLLDQYFRQCSLRASCADLALATTFLARHGVRADGTRLLTQSQAKQVNAVLLTCGTYDAAGDFAYRVGLPGKSGVGGGIIAVVPGRCTLCVWSPGLDERGNSVAGVAALDRFTTLTGLSVF, encoded by the coding sequence ATGATGACGCTCATGTCCTCGCAGTTCCAACCGGTCCTGGAGCGCATCGCCGCCGAGATCGAACGGACCCCCGGCCGCGGCCGGCCCGCCGACTACATTCCCGCGCTCGCGGCCTGCGACCCGCGCAGTTTCGGCATGGCCGTGGCCGAGCTGGACGGCACGGTGTACGGGGTGGGCGACTGGCGGGAGCCGTTCTCCACGCAGTCCATCACCAAGGTCTTCACCCTCGCCCTGAACCTGGCCCGCGAGGGCGACCAACTCTGGGAGCACGTGGGCCGTGAGCCCTCCGGCAACCCCTTCAACTCCCTGGTCCAGCTGGAGTACGAGAACGGCATCCCGCGCAACCCGTTCATCAACGCGGGCGCGCTGGTGGTCACCGACCGCCTCCACACCCGTACCGGCGACGCGACCGGCGAACTGCTCGCCTTCCTCCGCTCGGAGTCCGGCAACCCCGCCCTGGACTTCGACAAGGAGGTCGCCGCCTCCGAGTCCGCGCACGGCGACCGCAACGCCGCCCTGGCCCACTTCATGGCGTCGTACGGCAACATCGGCAACCCGGTCCCGGTCCTGCTCGACCAGTACTTCCGGCAGTGCTCCCTCCGGGCCTCCTGCGCCGATCTCGCCCTGGCCACCACGTTCCTGGCCCGGCACGGCGTGCGCGCCGACGGCACGCGACTGCTCACCCAGAGCCAGGCCAAGCAGGTCAACGCGGTGCTGCTGACCTGCGGGACGTACGACGCGGCGGGTGACTTCGCCTACCGCGTGGGCCTGCCCGGCAAGAGCGGTGTGGGCGGCGGCATCATCGCGGTGGTCCCGGGCCGCTGCACGCTGTGCGTATGGAGCCCGGGTCTGGACGAGCGGGGCAACTCCGTGGCGGGGGTGGCGGCTCTGGACCGGTTCACGACGCTGACGGGTCTCTCGGTGTTCTGA
- a CDS encoding right-handed parallel beta-helix repeat-containing protein — MLRQRNEGDGATGLQRSAHRKSTRAVAGPLRRSTAAGLCATALLLAGCSAPAPYVPLLENPRDGRTFYLSPQGDDRDDGRTPQTAWRTLLRADALRFKPGDRLRLKAGARFPGRLTIGQGDAGNARKPVVIESYGEGRATIAARGTRAIEVHNTSGVVVRDLTLVGDAASFRSHEGIAFVNDLPGDRKLPYVRVSDVEVSGFRNGLRLHGGTEASGFRDVVISDCALHDNQDAGLVADGPPFSADAPAYAHDEVTVSRVTAYRNVGDPLASDRNTGSGIVLGSVHRGRVERSVSHDNGSSSSPDAVEGPEGIWTYDSSWMTLERNVSYRNHTGSTVDGGGFGLDNNVSHSLVQYNLAYGNDGSGFLAYSAAPNTAHRDNTIRYNISHNDGRKLPHYGGIVALGWRVADLSIYQNTVLTTANGAVRAPALRLEPSLRGVTVRNNVFVTDGSPVVAAQGAFDASSVLMQGNDYHSSGNWALLWGGREYRDMATWRQATSQESVGAQPTGTDRNPCLAQAPVPAAGPNLRGSEPTRGALAGRCVDTLAAAAVDLRAMGIDPGQVDYFGAPLSGSPGVGAVETGPPA; from the coding sequence ATGTTGCGCCAGCGGAACGAAGGCGACGGAGCCACCGGCTTGCAGCGGTCGGCCCACCGGAAGAGCACGAGGGCGGTCGCCGGTCCGCTGCGGCGAAGTACCGCGGCCGGCCTGTGCGCGACGGCGTTGCTGCTGGCCGGGTGCAGCGCGCCCGCCCCGTACGTACCCCTGCTGGAGAACCCCAGGGACGGACGAACGTTCTATCTCAGTCCGCAGGGAGACGACCGCGACGACGGTCGGACACCGCAGACCGCCTGGCGCACACTCCTGCGCGCCGACGCCCTGCGGTTCAAGCCGGGCGACCGGCTGCGGCTGAAGGCGGGGGCACGTTTCCCGGGCAGACTGACCATCGGTCAGGGGGACGCCGGCAACGCCCGCAAGCCCGTCGTGATCGAATCCTACGGAGAGGGCCGCGCGACGATCGCGGCCCGCGGCACGCGCGCCATCGAGGTGCACAACACGAGCGGCGTCGTCGTCCGTGACCTGACCCTCGTCGGCGACGCCGCGTCCTTCAGATCGCACGAGGGCATCGCCTTCGTCAACGACCTGCCCGGCGACCGGAAGCTGCCGTACGTCCGGGTCTCGGATGTCGAGGTGTCGGGCTTCCGCAACGGCCTCCGGCTGCACGGCGGCACCGAGGCATCCGGCTTCCGCGACGTGGTGATCAGTGACTGCGCACTGCACGACAACCAGGACGCCGGTCTCGTGGCGGACGGCCCGCCCTTCTCCGCGGACGCGCCCGCCTACGCCCACGACGAGGTGACGGTGTCGAGGGTGACGGCGTACCGGAATGTCGGAGACCCCCTCGCGTCCGACCGCAACACCGGCAGCGGCATCGTCCTCGGCAGTGTCCACCGTGGCAGGGTGGAGCGGTCCGTCAGCCACGACAACGGGAGTTCGTCCTCGCCGGACGCCGTCGAGGGTCCCGAGGGCATCTGGACCTACGACTCGTCGTGGATGACGCTGGAGAGGAACGTCTCCTACCGCAACCACACCGGTTCCACGGTGGACGGCGGCGGGTTCGGCCTCGACAACAACGTGTCCCACTCGCTGGTGCAGTACAACCTGGCCTACGGGAACGACGGTTCGGGCTTCCTGGCCTACTCCGCCGCCCCGAACACGGCGCACCGGGACAACACGATCCGGTACAACATCAGCCACAACGACGGCCGCAAGCTCCCGCACTACGGCGGCATCGTCGCGCTGGGATGGCGGGTCGCCGACCTCTCGATCTACCAGAACACGGTGCTGACCACGGCGAACGGCGCCGTCCGCGCACCGGCGCTCCGGCTCGAGCCCAGCCTGCGCGGCGTCACCGTGCGCAACAACGTGTTCGTCACGGACGGCTCGCCCGTCGTCGCGGCGCAGGGGGCCTTCGACGCGTCGTCCGTGCTGATGCAGGGCAACGACTACCACAGTTCGGGAAACTGGGCCCTGCTGTGGGGCGGCCGCGAGTACCGCGACATGGCCACGTGGCGCCAGGCGACGAGTCAGGAGTCGGTGGGCGCGCAGCCCACCGGCACCGACCGCAACCCGTGCCTCGCCCAGGCCCCGGTGCCCGCGGCCGGTCCGAACCTGCGCGGCAGCGAACCGACGCGCGGCGCACTCGCGGGACGGTGTGTCGACACGCTGGCCGCTGCCGCGGTGGACCTGCGGGCCATGGGGATCGACCCCGGGCAGGTGGACTACTTCGGAGCGCCGCTGAGCGGATCGCCCGGCGTGGGAGCCGTGGAGACCGGTCCGCCCGCCTGA
- a CDS encoding UDP-glucose/GDP-mannose dehydrogenase family protein gives MRLTVIGTGYLGAVHAACMADIGHDVLGVDTDSGKIAALAAGRAPFFEPGLPEILIRNTRAGRLRFTTSLQEAADFADVHFVCVGTPQRADSLAADLRHVEAVVDGLAPLLTRDSLIVGKSTVPVGTTRTLTRRVTSQVRPGVDAEVAWNPEFLREGFAVQDTLRPDRLVVGVTSPHADRTLRDVYEPMLRAGVAYVSTDPATAELVKVAANSFLATKISFINAMAEVCDASGADVVTLSEALGHDARIGRAFLSAGLGFGGGCLPKDIRAFLARAEELQVGEAVSFLHQVDQINHRQRRRTVDLARLLLGGEFAGRRVAVLGATFKPDSDDVRDSPALAVAAEIVAQGADVRVHDPEGIDNARLALPGPSYATDVMEACRDADLVLHLTEWRQYRALDPVKLSQVVRAPRMIDARNALDPVLWREAGWHVRALGRPVHVPTPGPGDTLRVTIPQAGGPVSTAPTPGDPLSGAPK, from the coding sequence ATGCGGTTGACCGTGATCGGTACGGGCTACCTAGGAGCCGTGCACGCCGCGTGCATGGCGGACATCGGACACGACGTCCTCGGTGTCGACACCGACAGCGGGAAGATCGCGGCGCTGGCGGCAGGCCGGGCGCCCTTCTTCGAACCCGGCCTGCCGGAGATCCTCATCCGCAACACCCGGGCCGGGCGGCTGCGTTTCACCACCTCCCTGCAGGAGGCCGCCGACTTCGCGGACGTGCACTTCGTGTGCGTCGGCACACCGCAACGCGCCGACTCCCTCGCCGCCGACCTGCGCCATGTCGAGGCGGTCGTCGACGGTCTGGCACCGCTTCTCACCCGCGACAGCCTCATCGTCGGAAAATCGACCGTGCCGGTGGGCACCACCCGGACGCTCACCCGCAGGGTGACCTCCCAGGTCCGCCCGGGCGTCGACGCCGAGGTGGCCTGGAACCCGGAGTTCCTGCGCGAGGGATTCGCCGTCCAGGACACGCTGCGCCCCGACCGGCTGGTCGTGGGAGTCACCTCGCCCCACGCCGACCGGACACTGCGCGACGTCTACGAACCGATGCTGCGGGCCGGTGTCGCCTACGTCAGCACCGATCCGGCCACCGCGGAGCTGGTGAAGGTCGCCGCCAACTCCTTCCTGGCGACGAAGATCTCCTTCATCAACGCCATGGCGGAGGTGTGTGACGCCTCGGGCGCCGATGTGGTGACCCTGTCCGAGGCCCTCGGCCATGACGCCCGCATCGGGCGTGCCTTCCTGTCCGCGGGCCTCGGGTTCGGCGGCGGCTGTCTGCCCAAGGACATCCGCGCGTTCCTCGCTCGGGCCGAGGAACTGCAGGTGGGGGAGGCCGTGTCCTTCCTGCACCAGGTCGACCAGATCAACCACCGGCAGCGGCGGCGGACCGTCGACCTGGCCCGGCTGCTCCTGGGCGGTGAGTTCGCCGGACGGCGGGTCGCGGTGCTGGGCGCCACGTTCAAACCCGACAGCGACGACGTGCGGGACTCGCCGGCGCTGGCCGTCGCCGCGGAGATCGTCGCCCAGGGCGCCGACGTCCGCGTGCACGATCCGGAGGGCATCGACAACGCGCGGCTGGCACTGCCCGGACCGTCCTACGCCACGGACGTCATGGAGGCGTGCCGGGACGCGGATCTGGTGCTGCACCTGACCGAGTGGCGCCAGTACCGGGCACTGGACCCGGTGAAGCTGTCCCAGGTGGTCCGGGCCCCGCGGATGATCGACGCGCGCAACGCCCTGGACCCGGTCCTGTGGCGGGAGGCCGGCTGGCACGTCCGCGCCCTGGGCCGCCCGGTCCACGTTCCGACGCCGGGGCCGGGCGACACCCTTCGGGTGACGATCCCTCAGGCGGGCGGACCGGTCTCCACGGCTCCCACGCCGGGCGATCCGCTCAGCGGCGCTCCGAAGTAG
- the galE gene encoding UDP-glucose 4-epimerase GalE: MTETVLVTGGAGFIGSHTCVELLAHGYEVVVVDNHVNSSPHALERITKTAGRPLAAAYQVDVRDRSALAQVFTTHQVDAVIHFAAHKAVGESVALPVEYYDTNVGGTCALLSVMHEHAVRRLVFSSSCSVYGDARTVPLTEQSPVAPTNPYARTKLTCERILEDVCARLTDMKVLALRYFNPVGAHPAGLLGEDPQGVPDNVMPYVAQVAVGRRERLNVFGDDYPTPDGTGVRDYIHVMDVAEGHRVALQHLDDRTGMRVFNLGTGTGTSVLQLVAAFAEASGRPIPYQVVDRRPGDVAELVADASAVAEAWDWTTTRDLAAMCRDAWRFQELNPHGYAR, translated from the coding sequence ATGACCGAAACCGTCCTGGTGACCGGTGGCGCCGGCTTCATCGGCAGCCACACCTGCGTCGAACTGCTCGCCCACGGCTACGAAGTCGTCGTCGTCGACAACCACGTCAACAGCTCTCCCCACGCCCTGGAGCGCATCACGAAGACCGCGGGCCGACCGCTCGCCGCCGCCTACCAGGTCGACGTGCGCGACCGATCCGCCCTCGCGCAGGTGTTCACCACGCATCAGGTGGACGCGGTCATCCATTTCGCCGCCCACAAGGCGGTCGGGGAGTCGGTGGCGCTGCCGGTCGAGTACTACGACACGAACGTGGGCGGCACCTGCGCACTGCTGTCGGTCATGCACGAGCACGCCGTCCGCCGGCTGGTCTTCTCCTCGTCGTGCTCCGTCTACGGCGACGCGCGGACCGTGCCCCTGACCGAGCAGAGCCCCGTGGCGCCCACGAATCCCTACGCCCGCACCAAGCTGACGTGCGAGCGGATCCTGGAGGACGTCTGCGCCCGTCTGACGGACATGAAGGTGCTCGCCCTGCGCTACTTCAACCCGGTCGGAGCCCACCCCGCCGGACTGCTCGGGGAGGACCCGCAGGGCGTCCCCGACAACGTCATGCCGTATGTCGCCCAGGTCGCCGTGGGCCGACGGGAGCGGCTGAACGTCTTCGGGGACGACTACCCCACGCCGGACGGCACCGGAGTGCGGGACTACATCCACGTCATGGATGTCGCCGAAGGACACCGGGTGGCCCTCCAGCACCTGGACGACCGCACGGGCATGCGGGTGTTCAACCTGGGCACGGGCACCGGCACCTCCGTCCTGCAACTGGTCGCGGCCTTCGCAGAGGCGAGCGGCCGGCCCATTCCCTACCAGGTCGTCGACCGCCGACCCGGCGACGTCGCCGAGCTCGTCGCCGACGCGAGCGCGGTGGCCGAGGCCTGGGACTGGACCACCACGCGTGACCTCGCCGCCATGTGCCGTGACGCCTGGCGGTTCCAGGAACTCAACCCCCACGGCTACGCCCGCTGA